The Spirochaetaceae bacterium DNA window TGGTAGCGGCTGCCTATCTTATTATGGAGCGCGGCCAACCGCAAAGTAACGGCCGCTGGTTTAACCGTGATTGCTCGGGTTTTGTTATGGCCATTTTTATGGAAGCCGGCCACGATTTAACCCAGCTAACTTGGCGGCACGCTTTGGCCGGGCAAGGACTAACGGCCACCTTGCATAATGTGGCGCGTCAAAACGGGGCTTTAGTTAACAACAGCAGCATTCAGCCCGGAGATTTAGTTTTTTTTGATAACACCTTTAACCGCACTGCCGGCTTCGATTTACTTACCCATTTGGGCATAGTAACCGGTTTCGATGCCGCCAGCGGCCGGGTTACCTTTATTCATTACAACACTTTTTTTGATAGAGTGATGGAAGAAGAGCTAAATGTGCGTGAGCCTGCTAACCCGCAATTAAATATTATTTTGCGCTGGCCTATGGCTAACGACCCACAGCAAGAACGGCTAGCCGGCCAATTAATTAATAGTTTTGGCAGGCCGTTTTAAATGCGTTTAATTTTATTTTTAATTTTCATCATTACTCTGCCATTAAATGCGCAGCTTGCTCCGCAGGGTGATTTTATCCGCTTTATCCGCGGCGAATTTAACGAGACCCCGCCCGAGCTCGATTTTAACGATTTTACTACCATTATCATTAATAACTATAATATTAATCATGTTGATTATAGTGTTATGATAGACTTTACAGCCTTTACCGAATATATTCGTGAGAATTTACGGGCGCGACGCAATCCTTTAGTAAGGTTATGGCTGCCGCGTATTAACGAAGAATTTGTAATTGCCGAAACCTTGCGGCACTCTGGGAACAATATGTTTAAGCAAGCGGTAGAGTGGCTTAGCGATAATGGCCAGCCGCCGCAGGCCATAACGGCACAAATTTTTAGGCAAACCGATACCAAGCCGCAGTTGCTAACTACCCTCAGTTACCAAAATGGACAATTTACTTCTTTTTAAAAATGGAGATGCTATGAAAAAAATTTTAGTTGTTTTATTTTTTATTCCATTAAACCTGTTTGCTCTTCAGCCATTGCCGCCGCCCCTTCCCCCTCAGGAAGAGTTTATCGATTTGTTTTATAATATCAATAGGTTTTCGGCCGCCGGTGCCGATGA harbors:
- a CDS encoding C40 family peptidase, whose translation is MRSILKITLFVLALPLIAQSNWREDVVAAAYLIMERGQPQSNGRWFNRDCSGFVMAIFMEAGHDLTQLTWRHALAGQGLTATLHNVARQNGALVNNSSIQPGDLVFFDNTFNRTAGFDLLTHLGIVTGFDAASGRVTFIHYNTFFDRVMEEELNVREPANPQLNIILRWPMANDPQQERLAGQLINSFGRPF